The sequence below is a genomic window from Lepus europaeus isolate LE1 chromosome 20, mLepTim1.pri, whole genome shotgun sequence.
CCGCTGCGGAGCCCGCCGGGAGCCCCCGGAGCGCGGCCACGGCGCAGGTGAGGCGGCCCGTCCGGGGCCCAGTTCCGGCCTCCTCCCGCCGGGGGCGGCCCGAGGGCATCGGGGGACCGGCAGGGGGCTGAAGCGGGGAGGGCCGGGGTGCCTCCTGCCACGGAGGAGGAGCCGTGCCCCCGCAGTCTACGGGGCCGGCGAGTGCAGGGAGGCCGGGCCAGCCCGGGTGGCCTTGAGCGTCCAGCCCCGGGGGCCGGGCCGGCCGGGctcgggtggggggtggggggaggcggcgGGATCGGGCCCGGACTCCCCCTCCCGCCTCATTCCCGGCGGAGGGAGGGCCGGATGGAGCCGGGGCAGGTGCCGGGGGTCCCGGGAAGTTGGAGGGCACGAGGAGGAAAAGTGAGGAGGCGCCCCGGCGAGgccggagggggagggggaggaggagccggGCTCGGGgccgggtggggggggaggggatcgCGGCGCGGCcggaggggggcggggaggggccgggcctgcAGGTACGGTCCGGGCGCCGGGGGAGGTGAGGCGGTCAAGTTACAGGCCTGGGGGCGGCGGCGAAGCCCAGGAAGTGGGGCATGGTGGTGGGTGTGGGCGGAGTTAGTTCGGGTAAGGGCGGCTGGGAGATCCCGGAGATGTttgcaggggggtgggggaggcgggtcAGCTGAGGTCAGGGCTCGGAGACCTAGCGGGGTGTGGGAAGCCAGATTTAGGGGCGATCGGGTACGGCGAGGGGGCTCCTGTAGgcgttttttttttaagggggggAGGCAGAGCCTTGGGCTAGGCTGGTGGGGATGTGGGGGCGGGTCAGGAAAAACTAGTGTGACCAGGAGGGAGGTGCCCCGGTGTGTGTCCCCCGCCCCAGTGTTAGCTCAGGGTCAAACCTAGGAGCCTCCCCCCCACGCCAGCACCCCCTCTTAATCGGTGGGGCCTCTGCCTACTGTCGGAGTGCTGGCTGCCCGGTGGGTGGGCGTTTGGACAGGGACACGGGTCTGTAACTTCCCCAGCTTCCGGTGGCCCtggctcccctcccaccccttccaGGGCACAGCCCAGCACTCATCACCCTGGGTGTCTTGGGgtcctggcctttttttttttttttttcttgtggccACCGGAGCCTGGAAGCCAAGGTCTAGGAGATGGCACCTAACAGGCTACGGTTCCCTGGACCCCAGAGTTCTGAGCACCCCTGTCCCCATCGGTGAGCGCGGGAGGCTTGTGATGGAGTGAAGAGAGGTTAAGTGAGCCTCCCGGGGGCCACTGGGGTGAGCTCACGGGGCCGGGCCACACGACGAGGAAGCTGTGGCGAGGGGCCTGACAGTTGGCAGAGCCGGGGCTGCCTGAGCCTCAGTCGCCTGAGCTGGCCTTCCGGtgggcctggctgctctgggttCCCTGGCCATCCCTCCCCCCGACCTggacccgggggtgggggtgggggggtggaggctGTGTCCTCTTGTGGGCAGACTGGAGTCTCTCCGGTGTCCCACAGGGACTGAAACAGTGAACGCTTTGTCAGAGGCCCGGTGGCACCGCCTCCTCCCCTTGTCCCTGTGGGAGCCGGGAGGACAGGGGTCTGAGAAGCGGGATTGGACCGGCTCCGGTTCTGGAGCTGGGCTTTGCTGTGCTCGCCTTGGCCGATCTGTGTgtccgcaccccccccccccgccaccgcCCCCACACCCCAGCTTCAGTCTCCGGTCCCACCACCCCGGCTCTGGCTCTTTCTGGGCTAACTGCAGGGCTGTTAGGGTGTCCCGGGGGCTTTGGTTTGGGATTTTCAGTACCTGCGGCAGCGCTGCCGGGTCAGTGGTGTCAGCCAAGTCGCTCCGGCTTTAACCAGGGCTTTGCTCTAATTCCCCTCTGCCCCCGGCCTGgagcctgccctcccctctcGGGTTGGCCCCCTGGTTCTAAGGGGTAGGCAGTGAGCCGGTGGCTCCGTATAGCCACCTTTTCCTTgcctgggctggcctggccaCGGGTAGGTGCGCCTGGTTGTAGTGGGGACAGGTGGGAGTTGCTCCTACCGTGCGGATGGCAGAAAAGGACCCCGGGGAGAAGGCCCTGGCAGCAGCTGCTTTGCCGGGAGACCCTAGGGTGCTCAGAGCAGGGCCAGTGCAACAAGTAGACcctaccccgccccgcccccctgccGGGGACAGTTGGATTTGTGCTGGGGGCTAGGGCAGCAGCCCTGACTAACAGATCCCAGAGCAGCCAGCCCTCCAGCCAACTTCTGTTCTAGTGCAGCCTGAGACACGCAGAGGAGGAGATGGCTTGGGGCACGCGTGTTTATAAAGCTGATGGGGACAGAGGGGGCTTGGCTGGGCGACAGGAAGGCTCCCGAGGCAGCTCAGGTCGGCGGGGGTGGCGCCAGATTTCCGAGGGGCAAACGTCGCAGGCCAAGGCAGCCTGCCAGCCGCCTGCGAACTGCTcgggacatttttttctttgtggtctTCCCCAGGGATGACCCTGGTGTCAAGGAGACCCAGGAAGGAAAAGCCCTTGTGTCTCTTGTCTCTCCCACTACCCCCAGATGAAAGTTAAACGCCTTGGCCCCCAGGTtgtttggaaagagagagagcgtgagcgcGCGCGCGCATGCGTGCTTCTGGCCCGCATGCAGGGGCCGTCtggggctgaaggcaggagccagcaactcgAGCCAGGGCTCCCTtgttgggtggcaggagcccagttagccgctgctgcctcccggggcctgCATTAatgcagctggagtcaggagccggaggcgGGTACCAACCCAGCCCTCGGTGGGCCACTTAACCGCAGGACTAAAAGCTTGCCCCACAGCGGGTCTGGGAGCTGGCCCGGGaggtctggtttcagatcagcatcaTGGAATCTACCGCAGGGGTCAGCCTGGGGGCTCCCCTCCCGTCTGCTCTGCCTCAGGTCTCCGGGTTCTTAGAGACCCCAGGGGTCTCGTATGAGTGTTGTCTAGGTTGAGCAGAGGGCAGCAAACACAGTCTGGgtggtggaggggtgggagtcCGCCCCCTGCCCAGCTGTGAGACCCTGGCCAAAGGTCTTGacctctaagcctcagtttcattCACTGATTCCGGGGACAAACAGACAGACCTGCGCCTGCGCCCTCCTGTGCTGTCCTTGACTGAGGGAGCTCCCCCACTGCCGTGGCCCCGGGAAGTGGTGGCTGGGGGCAATTCGGGTTGGCAGCATCACACGGTCACTAGGCCAAGCACCCAGATCAGCCTCACGCTGTGTCTCCAGCCTGCCCGCCGTTGAGATGCAGCCggcgcaggtgcagaggccaagcagGGCTGCTGTTGTCCAGTTCTGAGGATTCTGAAGGGGAGGCTGGGGTGTGACCGGGCCTCGCTGTGAAGGCACTGGAGGGGCGGGGGATAAGGACAGATGGCCTCACTGGGCACCAGCCAGGGTGAGCGCTGACCTGCCCGTGTTACTCAGTTGTGGAATCCTTGGAACAGCCTCGTGAGGTGGCTGGTGCCACGTGTACCGGCCCGTTATACAGATGGGGAGACTGACGCCAGGGATTGCAGGTCGGTATTTTCTGGGAGAGTCAGCGCAAGTGAGTGAGAAGCTTCCtaagagtggggtggggtggttcCTGTACTGAACATatgcagtgttgggcttttaagacttatttatttgggggtcggcgctgtggcatagtgggtaaagtcagtgcctgcagtgcaggcatcccacatgggcgccagtttgagtcccggctgctccacttccgatccagctctctgctgtggcctgggaaagcagtagaagatgaccaagtccttgggcctctgcacctgcgtgggagacccagatggagctcctggctactggcttcggatcagcccagctccaaccgttgtagccatctagggaatgaaccagcagatggaagacctctctctctctttttctctttgtttctttctctgcctgcctctccttctctctctgtgtaactgactttcaaataaataaatcttaaaaaaaaaaaaaggcatctatTTGGAAggtagacagatcttccatccactagttcactccccaaatgatcgcaacggcttgggctgggccaggagctccatctgggtctcccacttggctggctggggcccaaccacttaagccgtcatcctctgctttcccaggcacgttagcagggagctggatcagaagtggagcagccgggccttaaactggcgctccagtatgggatgccagcattataagcagcggcttaacccactgtgccacaacaccggccccaagattcATGTTCAAATCCCCTCCAAGGGCCTGTGTGGGCTGCCTCCTTCCAACCCTGGCAGCTTCTGGTctcccctgaccccaccccccaagttaccacagggcctttgcactagCAGATCCCCGTCCTTGGCTGCCACCACTGTGTCTTCTGGGTGTAGCTCAGAAAGGCTGGCGTCTGGTTAGAGCGGTCGGGGCTGTGAAGGTGGAGGCCAGATTGCTGAGGCTGCGAGGAGCgagcgggagggggaggagaaggcgACAGGTGGAGACTGCTcattcctggggctggggagagggagagccggAGTGCAGCTGCGGGTAGGAAGGAGACCTTGCTGGGGGCAGAAAGAGCAGTGCCCCCATCTGAGGTCCCCATGCAGCCAGCAAACCCCGGATCTGGAGGGGGGaggagccccagggctgggctggtgccAGTTTCCTGTGCTGCCTCTGGCTTTTCTGAGCATCggttttcccatctgtgaaatgggtctaGCAACCTCTGCCTTTGCTTGATTTCCCAGACCAGAGCCAAATGGCCTGTGTACAAACCAGGCCTGCCACTCGCCAGCCGTATAGTCCGAGCCTCGTGCTCATCTGCAGAGTGGTGGGCAGGCCCCTTCCTTCCTCAGAAACCTTCTAGAACAACCACTGAATCGATGAAGTGAGTGTCGGCACATTGGCCCCTGGCAACTAAGTCCTGTTCCCCACCGCGGGTTTAGCGACAGGCTGCCAGGGAAGAAGACAGCGCATTAAATGTGCACATACTTTGAGGAAAAAAACCAAATACGGACGCCAGCAGCGATTTCCACCCAGTCACGGGGCACTGTGTCCTCCGTTCGCCTCCGCCGCCTTCACGGTCTGCCGGGACGGGGTGTCTGAATGGCTGTGGGCCAGCAGCTGCCGGGAGCCAGCCACTTCCTGCCGAGCTGGGCTTTCCCGGGCCTGTGCTGCTCCTTGGACGTGatggtcccccacccccacctccaccccgtgCCTGCCTGGTTATAAACGTCAACAATTTTCACCACGCACGGTTTTAGGGGACGTGGCCATGCCTTTTTGGAGTCCCTTGTGAGGGTCTGGTCTCTGCTGGTTGGGGGAATCCTGGAGGTCCCTGCCCGTACCCCCCTCTCCCCTGCAGCCAGTGCGGTGCACCTGCTTCGCTGTTGGGAGTCCAAAGTTCAGTGACATGGAGCCCCAGGTCACATACCTGGCCCCAGGTAATGCTTCCGAGCCCTGcctgcttattattattattttatattattattattattttgacaggcagagttagacagaaaggtcttccttctgttggttcacccccaaaacggctgctatggccggcacactgtgctgatccaaagccaggagccaggtgcttctcctggtctcccatgcgggtgcaggtcccaaggacttgggccatcctccactgccttcctgggccacagcagagagctggcctggaagaggagcaaccaggacagaactggcaccccaaccaggactatagaacccagagtgccggcgccgcaggtagaggattagcctagtgagccgcggcgccggctattattattatttttaaagatgtgtttatttgaaaggccgccTGGCAGAATGGGTcggagatctgccatccactggttcactctcccaatggcctCAAGAGCCGGGGCCGGGccaagcttaagccaggagctccatccaggtctcctgctctgggtggcaggggcccaagcagcttgGACCGTCTTCCGCGGCTTTCCGAAGTGCATTagtacagggagctggatcggaaactgCAGCCTGGGCTCGTAGGGGATGCCTGCGTCTCTGGCCGCGGcctaacctgccgtgccacagctcCCGCGTTGGAAGAATGGGAAAGGACTTTTCATTGATTCACTCATTCCACCAACCTTCGGGCAGGAGACACAGCCGTGAACGAGAAGGGGAAACAAGCTGACCCGGAAGCAGAGAGACACCCAAGCCAGGGAGAGCCGCTTCCCAAGTGGTGGGAGACGGGCTTTgtccctgtggccagggagggcgtGAAGAGGCCCCGCCCTAGGGAGAAGGTCAAGGACAGGCAGGGCCGAAGCCCGGGGGCTCTGGTGAGATATTGCAGGGACCTGAGCAGTGGCACTCAGGGCTGAGGTGGCGGGAAAGTGGCTTTGGAGGCGTGGCGACTGAGTCCTGAGCAAGGGATGGGTGGTGATGCTGCTGCTTGGTTGCCTGCGAACCCAGGGACGTTCGGGCCAGACGCTCCGGTGGGGAGAGCGAATGGCTGTTGTCTTCATCCTATATGGCCCGGCTCAGGCTGCCCCAACAAAACGGGGTGAGCTAGGAGGTGGAGGGGACCGGCAGTCCAAGCTGCAGCACGCTcaggctctggtgagggctctcttcctggtgtGCGGGCGGCCGCTGCCTTGCTGCCTTGCGTCCTTGCGCCCTTGCTTCTGACTTTGTTTAGCCGGAACTGCCCCAGTGCAGGCGCCTTGAACTGGGGAGAGGGGCGCGGCTCGGTCCAAAGCAGAGACCAGGAGCTACCAGCTCCTTTTCCTGACTGCCAGCTCGTGTCACACCTCTTCCCAGCAAGGCCATTTTGCTGTGGGAGACCCCCGATAAGTAGCCCCCGCCTCCCCACCCATTCCCCAAGAGGCAGGGCCACCTCAgggcctgcccccgcccccaggcggGACCTCTGCAAATATTTACCAATTGACTGTTAGGAGGGCCATGGAAACCGCGTGCCTTGCTTTGCCCTGTGTCTAGAGACACGCTCACCCCTGGGACCAGGACTAGCCGATGCTGGGAGGGTCCCCTCTACTCGGTGTGAGGCTGGGGATGCTGCCCTGTGGCCTCCtggcccttccccctccccctcttacCCAGCAGCGGGACTGATCTGCAAGAGATCAGATTTGGGAGTGGCCGAGTGGGACTTGGTGATCTCGGGGAGCGGGGGGAGGTGAGTGAGGTGCTGGGGGCACAGCTTCTGCCGAAAAGGCACAGGCGTGGAGGGAGGCCTTGGGTGCCAGGCTGGAGGGTGGGTTGCATCCgacggggcagggggcagagccagTCAGCCATTCTGGGGGCTTTCgagaccccccccccaactctgacaTCCCCCACCCCTCCATGCCTCTGCCATTCCCGCCCAGTTCTGAGAacccagttctggctgccccCTTCGAGGGGGTGAGGGGCTCCCAGCAATTGTGTGAGTTCAGTGGACAGGCTTGGGGCAGCCGCCAGGGGATGGAGTGGTGCCCAGGACCCATCTCCAATGGCCTCCTTTCCACAACCACCGGGCTCTcctcaacaccccccccccccgagatcCTCATTAGCACTGGGGCGAGCGGCCTTGGGGGCACCCATGGTTCTccgacccccccccccggctcctgCACCCCAGATTGCCTTGAGCTGATTGCACCATCCCCAGCTTGCTAATCAGGCCAGCATGTCAGGTTGGCTGTGGCCCTCAGGAAGGGGTCTGGACATGCCGCTGGCTGTGTCCCTGCAAACCTCAGCTCCCCTGCGTGCCATGCCCGGGCTGGCCACTTGGCAAGGTTCACCTTACAGCTGGCCtatgctggcccctggcctggagggagggctcaggtgCCCCGCTCGCGGCATGCCATTAGCAGAGCTCCCTCTGCAGGCAGCGCCCGGAGCTTCTGCATCAGCCCCAGGCCCTCGCCCTGCCAGGCACCTCCCactgtttttttaactttaaaaacttctttgtaaagcagcgatcttccatccactggttctctcccccaagcccctgcaacagctggggctggggaactccatccgggcctcctatatgggaggcagggactcgaacccaggcactcggatatgggatggaGGCCTCCCAAGCTGACTGAGCGACTACTCCTGAGacccggggtctcccacatgggtgcaggggcccaagcacttgggccatcctccactgctttcctaggtgcattagcagggagccagatcagaagtggagcagccaggactcgaaccagtgcccatgtgggatgccggtgccgcaggcggaggcttcacctcctacgccacagcggcggccccagGAACTAGTCTTGAACACAACTAGCCAGAGATCCCGGGGCAAACAGAACGGCCTGTCTCCATGGAGAGCCCTCCACGGCTGGGGCCCCCGGAGCCCTGAGTTCACCCAGCAGGTGTGTCCGAGACACTGCTGAAGCTGAACGCGACGGCTAGCAGCTCTTCACACGCCCCTCGGGTGTGAGAAGTCCTCCAGGGAGCTTCCAGGTCTGCAGGAGGGTGCGTGGGTCCAGGGTGGGTGGGTTTCCGGAAGCGATCCCTCCGCTAACACCAAGGACAAGTGCACGCTGGGACCCGGGAGGCAGCTAGCtccagtgcacctgctgcacaccGCAGATGCCCACACTCCCCCGTGTCCTCCCACGGCTTCTGCCACCTGACtccgcaccccacccccacacccccgtcTCTGTTGCCCCTGCAGCCGCCGCCATGGCGCAGATCCTCCAAATGGAGATCCCCAACTTCGGCAACAGCATCTTGGAGTGCCTCAACGAACAGCGGCTGCAGGGCCTGTACTGTGACGTGTCGGTGGTGGTCAAGGGCCACGCCTTCAAGGCGCACCGGGCCGTGCTGGCCGCCAGCAGCTCCTACTTCCGGGACCTGTTCAACAGCAGCCGCAGCGCCGTGGTGGAGCTGCCGGCGGCCGTGCAGCCGCAGTCGTTCCAGCAGATCCTGAGCTTCTGCTACACGGGCCGGCTGAGCATGAACGTGGGGGACCAGTTCCTGCTCATGTACACGGCCGGCTTCCTGCAGATCCAGGAGATCATGGAGAAGGGCACCGAGTTCTTCCTGAAGGTGAGCTCCCCGAGCTGCGACTCGCAGGGCCTGCACGCCGAGGAGGCGCCCTCGTCCGAGCCGCAGAGCCCCGTGGCGCAGACTTCCGGCTGGCCGGCCTGCAGCACTCCGCTGCCGCTCGTGTCGCGGGTCAAGACGGAGCAGCAGGAGTCGGACTCGGTGCAGTGCACGCCCGTGGCCAAGCGGCTGTGGGACGGTGGCCCCAAGGAGGCTgggggcggcggcagcggcggcaatGGCAGCCGCAAGATGGCCAAGTTCTCCGTGCCGGACCTGGCGGCCAACCGGCAGCCCCCGCAGCAGGGCCCCGTGGTGGCGGCCGCACAGCCTGCCGGAGTGGCTGTGGCCgcggtggtgggggcggggcagccggccagcgcggcggcggcggcggcgggcgtgGTGAGCGGGCCCAGCACGTCGGAGCGCACGAGCCCCGGCACCTCGAGCGCCTACACCAGCGACAGTCCTGGCTCCTATCACaacgaggaggacgaggaggaggacgCGGGGGAGGAAGGCTCGGACGAGCAGTACCGGCAGATCTGCAACATGTACACCATGTACAGCATGATGAACGTCGGGCCGGCAGGTGAGGCGGCGCTGGGGCCCGAGGGCGCGCGCACACGCGCAGGGTCACTCAACAGTGCTGATGTGCACCTGCCGCCCGCAGCCGAGAAGGTTGAGGCCCTCCCGGAACAGGTGGCCCCCGAGTCCCGCAGCCGGATCCGAGTGCGGCAGGACCTGGCGTCGCTGCCGGCCGAGCTCATCAACCAGATCGGCAACCGCTGTCACCCCAAGCTCTACGACGAGGGCGACCCCTCCGAGAAGCTGGAGCTGGTGACAGGTGGGCGAGCTGGCTtcccggggcggggcctgagagCCCGGCAGGGCGCAGGTGTGCCCCCCCGGCCTGTCCCGAGCGGCGGCCCTGCGGGGCCCCGGGGGAAGGAGGAGGCGGGTGGCTGCGTGCCCCCGCTCCCAGGCCATCCCCGCTTGGCCCTCTCCCCAGGCACCAACGTGTACATCACGAGGGCGCAGCTCATGAACTGTCACGTGAGCGCCGGCACCCGGCACAAGGTCTTGCTGCGGCGGCTCCTCGCCTCCTTCTTCGACCGGtgaggcgggggccgggggcggagtGCGGCTTCCCCACGCTCGCAGCACGGGCGCGCTCACCGACCCCCCATGTCCCGCAGGAACACGCTGGCCAacagctgtggcaccggcatccgcTCCTCCAGCAATGACCCCAGCCGCAAACCACTGGACAGCCGCGTTCTCCACGCCGTCAAGTGTAAGTGGCCGCGGCGGGCAGCAGGGGGCACGCCCGCGCCGGGCGGGCTGCCGGGTGGAGGTCGGTGGTCGGGGTTCCTGGGGTTCAGGcgatggtggggaggggaggggaggggcctgtggTGGGTTAGCCGCGCCTTTGGCCCAGGGTGGGTGGGCATGGCTGGTGGGTGTGGCCTAGGATGGGTGGGTTGGCCTAGGGGCGGAGCTGATGTTGAAAGGGCATGGCCTGGGGCAGGCCGGCGTGGCTTAGGGCCATCCTTGGTCTCCGCTGAGCGGCTGGCCCCCACACAGACTACTGCCAGAACTTCGCCCCCAACTTCAAGGAGAGCGAGATGAACGCCATCGCGGCCGACATGTGCACCAACGCGCGCCGGGTCGTGCGCAAGAGCTGGATGCCCAAGCTGAAGCTGCTCACCGCCGAGGGCGACGCCTACACTACCTTCATCAGCGACACGGGCAAGATGGAGCCGGACGTGATGGGCGCAGAGCATGGCTTCGAGCCGGCCCACGACGGCGAGGCGGGCCCCTCGGCCGAGGCCCTGCAGTAACcgcgcccccccccacccctctgtcCTGTCACACACACCTTGGTCACGAGCTActgtctgtccctccccaggccccgcgggGGGCGCTGCATGCTCCTGGGccccccctcccctgtcccagccccttccccagtgAGCCGGGCGGGGCGGGCTTGCAGGCGGGGGGCCAGGCCCGGGTCCACACACGGCTCGCCCCCTTCCCGCACCCCAAGcattgtgccccccccccactcactaGTCCGGGCATGGGGCAGGGGCCTGCCTGGTGGAAGTCCTTCCTCCGCCTCCGCTGGGCCTGGGGGGGCCATCTCAGGACCCCTCCCCacgccccacccacccccccagtGCTTCCAGGCCTCCAGAAGCGCCTTCCTGCCGCCTCCTCAGTGCCGCGCCCTGGCGCTGGGCAGGGAGGCTGTGGGCGCTGCCCGTGGTGCAGCCGAGCGAGCAGGCTCAGAGCGGTTCCGCGAGCAACCTAGGGTGGCTGGGATGGCGGGCCCGGCACCctgccctcacccccccccccacctccatctAACCCgtgtccccttcccctccccccacccatccCCTGGAGCCCGAGGGAGGGGACCCTCTGCCAAGGAGGCTCTGGGGGCGCCCACCTCGGGCTTGtggagtgtgtgcgtgtgtgcgcgtgcgcagaactttttgctttttcccaaacttgaatgaaaatgaagataGAAGAGGCAGTCGGACCAGGGTTggaatggggggtggggagcaggctgCGAGGAGTGgggctgctgccctcccctccgctccccagcccccgcctctgccctgccaccccccaccccaccccgggacaGGGCCCCCCAGCCCCTTAGCCGTgtacataactttttaaaacatttttttagcgACTGAAATATTGAAGTATaagatttccttttatttttcaaaccaaCGGGACTGGGTCTCACCCCCACCCGCCCACCTCCAGGTccccggtgggggtggggtggggcgcactgtggaaggcaggatattgggggtgggggcgtgtgctggggcaggcaggcggagtgcgcgtgcgtgcgtgtgtgtggagtgtggctGTGTGTTCCTGACGCGGGCCCCCTTGGTCTGACCCgctcccctcccgcccccacctccctcctcacCGCTGTATTTCAAGGGAGGTCCCTGGCCTTGGCGGGTTGGGTGAGCCTGGTTCCCCCAGgcagagttttctctctctcaccattcCTCTCGTTCTCGCCCAGGGCAAGTGTGTGCACGCGCGCATGCGCACACGGAGGGGTCGTTTTCTGCCCAGCCCCGTACCTCTCGCCTTCCCTCCCATCACCAGTCTTTCTGCCCCCTGCCTCTGGCTGCCCAGGCAAGGCGTTTTAGAGGAGGTTCTGGTAGGGGGGGACGGGAGGTGGGGTCGCCCCACACTGGACCCTTCCAACAGCGTCACCACCAGCCTGCTTGCGGGGGAGGGAAGCCCTGGCGCTCTGTTCTCTCAGCccggcccgccccccgcccccggtcCCGCACCTTATCCTCCAGCCAACCcgagtgtgtatgtgggggggggtCGGCACCCCCTGCTAAAGCACAAGCACCTTAGTCCCCACCCCCCGCCGTGCCCCCCGCCCCAGCGCCAACCCCAAAGCACAATATCCTGGTCACTTGGCAAGCAGctgcagcgggggggggggggggctccagccAGACCCTCGGAAGACAGTGGGCGTGCCCAGGTGTGCCCCTCCTTCTAGGCCTGAGCAGGGGGGACCGGCTCCCTGGAACGGGGGTCTCCTCCCTCCCCGCCTAATCCCAGGGTAGGGGTTGCTCGGCTGCCCCGCCACCTTGGAGCCCCTGCAACGCTCGGCCGGGTGGCAGAGCCCAGTTGTCTTCAGGGACCCCAGGaggtggcccctggctcctgggactggggtgggggggacgggccaggggggtgcaggggagggaaCTCCCCACCAGGAGAGCCAAAGACAGGGTTGTGCCTTAGCCCAGGAGCACCCCCCCAGCGCCCCCTCTCCCCCCCGGGCGGCCAGCTGCTTTCCCCCCTAGCCCTGCCCTGCGCTGCATGGTCCCCTAccctgggcagccaggaaggAACGCAAACGGGGAGAATCATCCacggacattaaaaaaaattaaaaagactataGGGCCCTCTCCCACCTCCGCTCACCCCCACTCCCCCGTCTCCAAACCCCTTTTCCCGCGGGGccagccgcccccacccccggccccgcgtGGAGTGCcaaggcccgccccgccccctccccgggcctggAAGTGAGATTGCACATGAACTACTGTAAAGGAGGAGGAGCGGCGTCGAGAAATGTGAACCGCTAGAGTATCCGTGATACGAGAATAAACTAAACGCCTTTGTAACAGCCCTGC
It includes:
- the NACC1 gene encoding nucleus accumbens-associated protein 1; translation: MAQILQMEIPNFGNSILECLNEQRLQGLYCDVSVVVKGHAFKAHRAVLAASSSYFRDLFNSSRSAVVELPAAVQPQSFQQILSFCYTGRLSMNVGDQFLLMYTAGFLQIQEIMEKGTEFFLKVSSPSCDSQGLHAEEAPSSEPQSPVAQTSGWPACSTPLPLVSRVKTEQQESDSVQCTPVAKRLWDGGPKEAGGGGSGGNGSRKMAKFSVPDLAANRQPPQQGPVVAAAQPAGVAVAAVVGAGQPASAAAAAAGVVSGPSTSERTSPGTSSAYTSDSPGSYHNEEDEEEDAGEEGSDEQYRQICNMYTMYSMMNVGPAAEKVEALPEQVAPESRSRIRVRQDLASLPAELINQIGNRCHPKLYDEGDPSEKLELVTGTNVYITRAQLMNCHVSAGTRHKVLLRRLLASFFDRNTLANSCGTGIRSSSNDPSRKPLDSRVLHAVKYYCQNFAPNFKESEMNAIAADMCTNARRVVRKSWMPKLKLLTAEGDAYTTFISDTGKMEPDVMGAEHGFEPAHDGEAGPSAEALQ